In Mycoplasma sp. OR1901, the following are encoded in one genomic region:
- a CDS encoding ABC transporter ATP-binding protein, producing MNDNILEIKNLTKIYKNNKNEQTGVFSLNFSVKKGSFHAFIGENGSGKTTTIKSIISSYINYTGDILIDNVDVKKNPLIKSKIGYVPESAIFPKELNVYEYLLYLGCLGSLSKKEVQTKIDSLLEKFDITDLKYKKPFNFSSGQKKKILLIQMLLNEPELIILDEPAANLDPTARYQLFSLLEELHQSGTTIFISSHILSEIDKYVDSFTLIHKGKILYNGLKTEQLEKVFYEKIIKV from the coding sequence ATGAATGATAATATTTTAGAAATTAAAAATTTAACAAAGATTTATAAAAACAATAAAAACGAACAAACTGGTGTTTTCTCACTTAATTTTAGTGTGAAAAAAGGTTCTTTCCATGCATTTATTGGTGAAAACGGATCTGGTAAAACAACAACTATAAAATCTATAATAAGTTCATATATTAATTACACAGGTGATATTTTAATTGACAATGTTGATGTTAAGAAAAATCCTTTGATTAAATCAAAAATTGGTTATGTTCCTGAAAGTGCAATCTTCCCTAAAGAATTAAATGTCTATGAATATTTACTTTATTTAGGTTGCTTAGGTTCTTTATCTAAGAAAGAAGTGCAAACAAAAATTGATTCATTACTTGAAAAATTCGATATTACAGACTTAAAATATAAAAAACCTTTTAACTTTTCATCAGGTCAAAAGAAGAAAATTTTATTAATTCAAATGTTGTTAAATGAACCTGAATTAATCATTTTAGACGAACCTGCAGCTAATTTAGACCCAACTGCAAGATATCAATTATTTAGTTTACTTGAAGAGCTTCATCAAAGTGGAACTACTATTTTTATCAGTTCTCACATATTAAGTGAAATCGATAAATATGTTGATTCATTCACTTTAATTCACAAAGGTAAAATCTTATATAACGGATTAAAAACAGAACAACTAGAGAAGGTTTTCTATGAAAAAATCATTAAAGTATAG
- the thrS gene encoding threonine--tRNA ligase produces MKANKLLNHTTSHLLGAAVEKLFPNVKLGFGPATDEGFYYDFEFETPLSDSELNKIERLMKKLASRNLVMTQVSEEEYNFENKPYKQELYNELKKAGKHITFYSLIDPLSKEVIFTDLCAGGHVEDTKHIKHFKLLSLAGAYWRGNSDNIQLTRIYGTSWETKQELDDYLEILKDRKERDHRKIGKEMKLFTFNKLGGQGLPFWLEDGMAIHNEIRNLVLKNDRKYGFTEVLTPHFGEEELYKISGHLSHYKDDMFKPIVVENERLIARPMTCPHHIICYNTEKRSYRDLPIRYSEQSQLYRYEKSGALTGLERVRGMLLTEGHLFVRKDQIAQEFKSMYNLIKETLEAFKIKIDYVSLSLRDPENKEKYYNDDNMWNEAENELRNVLNDLDVKYEEKVGEAAFYGPKMDIQIFTALGHEITVSTLQLDFLLPRKFEISFINSKGEEETPVMIHRGLIGTYERFVAILIEQTKGVLPFWLAPKQVTVIPATNSDEDFEYSKSVNDKLFELGFRSKLNSSEERLGKKVREAQMSKSKFQVILGEQERVSNTISYRKYGENETYNVSLNEFIKILERLKETRE; encoded by the coding sequence ATGAAAGCAAATAAATTATTAAATCATACAACAAGTCATTTACTAGGGGCAGCAGTAGAAAAACTTTTCCCAAATGTAAAATTAGGATTTGGTCCTGCTACTGATGAAGGATTTTATTACGATTTTGAATTTGAAACACCACTTTCAGATTCAGAATTAAATAAAATTGAACGTTTAATGAAAAAGTTAGCTTCAAGAAATTTAGTTATGACACAGGTTTCTGAAGAAGAATACAATTTTGAAAATAAGCCATATAAACAAGAGTTATATAACGAACTTAAAAAAGCGGGTAAACATATTACTTTCTACTCTTTAATTGACCCATTAAGTAAAGAAGTTATTTTTACTGATTTATGTGCTGGTGGTCACGTTGAAGATACAAAACACATTAAGCACTTTAAACTTTTAAGTCTTGCTGGTGCGTATTGAAGAGGAAATTCAGACAATATTCAATTAACAAGAATTTACGGTACTTCTTGAGAAACAAAACAAGAATTAGATGACTATTTAGAAATTTTAAAAGATCGTAAAGAAAGAGATCACCGTAAAATTGGTAAAGAAATGAAATTATTTACATTCAACAAATTAGGTGGTCAAGGTTTACCTTTTTGATTAGAAGACGGAATGGCTATACATAACGAAATTCGTAATTTAGTACTTAAAAACGACCGTAAATATGGATTTACAGAAGTATTAACACCACACTTTGGTGAAGAGGAACTTTACAAAATTTCAGGTCATCTATCACACTATAAAGATGATATGTTTAAGCCAATCGTAGTTGAAAACGAAAGACTTATCGCACGTCCAATGACTTGTCCACATCACATCATTTGTTACAACACAGAAAAACGTTCATATAGAGATTTACCTATTAGATATAGTGAGCAATCACAATTATATCGTTATGAAAAATCAGGTGCTCTTACAGGTTTAGAACGTGTTCGTGGTATGTTATTAACAGAAGGTCACTTATTCGTCCGTAAAGATCAAATTGCTCAAGAGTTTAAATCAATGTATAACTTAATTAAAGAAACACTTGAAGCATTTAAAATTAAAATTGACTATGTTTCATTATCACTTCGTGATCCGGAAAATAAAGAGAAATATTACAATGATGACAATATGTGAAATGAAGCTGAAAACGAATTACGTAATGTATTAAACGATTTAGATGTTAAATATGAAGAAAAAGTTGGGGAAGCTGCTTTTTATGGACCAAAAATGGATATTCAAATTTTCACAGCTTTAGGTCATGAAATTACAGTTTCTACATTACAATTAGACTTCTTGTTACCTAGAAAATTTGAAATATCATTCATTAACTCAAAAGGTGAAGAAGAAACTCCAGTTATGATTCACAGAGGTTTAATTGGAACATACGAAAGATTCGTTGCTATATTAATTGAACAAACAAAAGGTGTTTTACCATTCTGATTAGCACCAAAACAAGTTACAGTTATCCCTGCAACTAATTCTGATGAAGATTTTGAATATTCAAAATCAGTTAATGATAAACTTTTCGAACTTGGATTTAGATCAAAACTAAATTCTTCTGAAGAAAGATTAGGTAAAAAAGTTCGTGAAGCTCAAATGTCAAAATCTAAATTCCAAGTTATTTTAGGTGAACAAGAAAGAGTTTCAAACACAATTTCTTACCGTAAATATGGTGAAAACGAAACATACAACGTTTCACTTAATGAGTTCATTAAAATATTAGAAAGACTTAAAGAAACACGTGAATAA
- a CDS encoding aromatic motif membrane protein — MKVNKFLKNIFKSLVFISPIALSVSCSSSNNSTNKLEMIKNSIVKTDSSKEQEWNTFINQKYIQVILDRSFNSKEEKEKFIESQKSISDEYINKIKIASRFGNNIISEFDDGGGFLFLGNVKNLITYKSIDIKEELYSKNWLFFLFNIHRFNFFHFSDIEPDKAFKEDFIESLETNKKIFEDFYTPKKLNIIDLAVQEYDLSETSSETFEVNEENTSNKPQKTKEVNYNFEDRIYFLSEEGYIYFVRLFGTKKVTSFSDGTKKEEQTINKVYLNQYLYSFPKLVASKDKMNDFDLKKYIDVVAPWENSKLGFRDAIRILFIEEYGGETFRYTLIDA; from the coding sequence ATGAAAGTAAATAAGTTTCTAAAAAATATATTTAAGTCATTAGTTTTTATATCTCCTATAGCACTTTCTGTTTCTTGTTCTAGTTCAAATAATAGTACAAATAAGTTAGAAATGATCAAGAATTCAATTGTTAAAACTGATAGTAGTAAAGAACAAGAATGAAATACATTTATTAATCAAAAATACATTCAAGTTATCTTAGATAGGTCATTTAATAGCAAGGAAGAAAAAGAAAAATTTATAGAGTCGCAAAAATCAATTAGTGATGAATATATAAATAAAATAAAAATAGCATCAAGATTTGGGAATAATATTATTTCTGAATTTGACGATGGTGGTGGTTTTTTATTTTTAGGTAATGTAAAGAACTTAATCACTTATAAATCAATAGATATTAAAGAAGAATTGTATTCTAAAAATTGATTATTTTTCTTATTTAACATACATCGTTTTAATTTCTTCCACTTTTCAGATATTGAACCTGATAAAGCATTTAAAGAAGACTTTATTGAAAGTTTAGAGACAAACAAGAAAATATTTGAAGACTTTTATACACCTAAAAAATTAAATATAATTGATCTAGCAGTTCAAGAATATGATTTATCCGAAACTAGTTCGGAAACATTTGAAGTTAATGAAGAAAACACTTCAAATAAGCCACAGAAAACTAAAGAAGTAAATTACAATTTTGAAGATAGAATTTATTTCTTATCTGAAGAAGGTTACATTTACTTTGTTAGACTATTCGGAACAAAAAAAGTAACTTCTTTTAGTGATGGAACTAAAAAAGAAGAGCAAACAATAAATAAAGTATACTTAAATCAATATCTATATTCATTTCCTAAATTAGTTGCTAGCAAGGATAAAATGAATGATTTCGATTTAAAAAAATACATTGATGTAGTTGCTCCTTGAGAAAATTCTAAATTAGGTTTTAGAGATGCTATTAGAATTTTATTTATTGAAGAATATGGTGGTGAGACCTTTAGATATACATTAATAGATGCCTAA
- a CDS encoding aromatic motif membrane protein, with the protein MKKSLKYSLLSLTTLTAIIVTSLSVGLSVNNASIKPKDNNYKNHLQTKKEENVYLKQLADEFFFNSELTDNFKNDYFNNQNNINDNYFNELNVALTYAPFPVVHLLEIAKDIKIKYARQSVEIFENLLTNNWYWYLTNLDSFLYQFNPFNSKYKDNKDDKGKDTKEIQKEFEELFNKNELFYKIKNTDITGYKTFEIPNLKQDVYTNKKIGFLKVSNNVLIPFFTYTNEKKENIIMITPDLFVFNKEIEDTTIKNIADLFISLRQERIDSDIAYFKKISSSGQYDENEVYKTYDDKTLFQIFNKNNYSELFFKELFRFNQLDNDIKFKRFTWGFNEKK; encoded by the coding sequence ATGAAAAAATCATTAAAGTATAGCTTGCTTTCTCTTACAACATTAACCGCAATAATTGTGACTAGTTTATCAGTTGGTTTATCAGTTAATAATGCATCTATTAAACCTAAAGATAATAATTATAAAAATCATTTACAAACAAAAAAAGAAGAGAATGTATATTTAAAACAATTAGCAGATGAATTCTTTTTTAACTCAGAGTTAACAGATAATTTTAAAAACGATTATTTCAATAACCAAAATAATATTAATGACAATTATTTTAATGAATTAAATGTAGCTCTTACATATGCACCATTTCCGGTGGTTCACTTATTAGAAATTGCTAAAGACATTAAAATCAAATATGCTCGTCAATCGGTTGAAATATTTGAGAATTTATTAACAAATAATTGATATTGATACTTAACAAACTTAGATTCATTTTTATATCAATTTAATCCTTTTAATAGTAAATACAAGGATAATAAAGATGATAAAGGTAAAGATACAAAAGAAATTCAAAAAGAATTTGAAGAGCTATTTAATAAAAACGAATTGTTTTATAAAATAAAAAATACAGATATAACAGGTTATAAAACTTTTGAAATACCAAATCTTAAACAAGATGTTTATACTAATAAAAAAATAGGTTTTTTAAAAGTATCAAATAATGTTTTAATTCCTTTTTTTACATACACCAATGAGAAAAAGGAAAATATAATAATGATTACTCCTGATTTATTCGTTTTCAATAAAGAAATTGAAGATACAACGATTAAAAACATAGCTGACTTGTTTATTAGTTTAAGACAAGAAAGAATCGATTCAGACATTGCATACTTTAAAAAAATAAGTAGTTCAGGTCAATATGATGAAAACGAAGTTTATAAAACATATGATGACAAAACTTTATTTCAAATTTTTAATAAAAATAACTACTCTGAACTATTTTTCAAAGAATTATTTAGATTCAATCAATTAGATAATGATATTAAATTTAAAAGATTTACATGAGGTTTTAATGAAAAAAAATAA
- a CDS encoding aromatic motif membrane protein: protein MKKNKYLFSLLGLVSASLAVSSCSDFSKSTQTSLNKHIQLVDEVSPKTVDKNKQKTEDIINKLLNQVFKGSQSKILQFLDEQKANEVKIRQEFLEAKESFKVAKSNGEHPEFTNSVNQRNFFAKNWYFFLTHLDEFEFNFVEYVFDGLKNGKTASEEYKATIANKPAIDSFKLKNNLLENIKNGDESKEISNTNVYYILKGKMVFRLSVNDLDQEQPTVTMLPMFWYFPESRAKSISIALISSIVHTLFIHNYPQAYSEFEKVMVVDQRYGSPVFVYPTIIEQKGEENESK, encoded by the coding sequence ATGAAAAAAAATAAATACTTATTTAGTTTACTAGGTTTAGTTTCCGCTTCATTAGCTGTAAGTTCATGTTCTGATTTTTCAAAAAGTACTCAAACATCTTTAAATAAACATATTCAATTAGTTGATGAAGTTAGTCCTAAAACAGTAGACAAAAACAAACAAAAAACAGAAGATATCATTAATAAATTATTAAATCAAGTATTCAAAGGTAGTCAATCTAAAATATTACAATTTTTAGATGAACAAAAAGCAAATGAAGTTAAAATAAGACAAGAATTTTTAGAAGCTAAAGAAAGTTTTAAGGTTGCTAAAAGCAATGGAGAACATCCTGAATTTACTAACTCAGTAAATCAAAGAAATTTCTTTGCAAAAAATTGATACTTTTTCTTAACTCATTTAGATGAATTCGAATTTAATTTTGTAGAGTATGTTTTTGATGGACTAAAAAATGGTAAGACTGCAAGTGAAGAATATAAGGCTACTATAGCAAACAAGCCTGCAATTGATAGTTTTAAACTTAAAAATAATTTACTTGAGAATATTAAAAATGGTGATGAATCTAAAGAAATATCAAATACTAATGTTTACTATATTCTAAAAGGTAAAATGGTTTTTAGATTAAGTGTTAATGATTTAGATCAAGAACAACCAACAGTAACTATGTTACCTATGTTTTGATACTTCCCAGAATCAAGAGCTAAATCAATATCTATTGCATTAATTTCTTCGATTGTGCATACACTTTTTATTCATAACTATCCTCAAGCTTATTCTGAATTTGAAAAAGTTATGGTAGTAGACCAAAGATATGGTAGTCCTGTTTTCGTATACCCAACAATAATAGAGCAAAAAGGAGAAGAAAATGAAAGTAAATAA
- a CDS encoding ABC transporter permease, with protein MTNTKNYIQFLHKLILKKKNTIIIPAILTTLMLIVTIVFSQINLNIDAKNIVFYVVVSIQLIFTLFFASLKSINLFKDLSEDGLELLTFSKPLSRKSIILGKTFVNMIVGLYWAIILTVLNLIFIGVLNPQWLLQSFYVTLLTIYLAYILFGNLSLLIAYKFNTKIALTLPIVLFSPLAFGGTLISGKTTSVSDNFAYFLNYKHDKNPSGNLVNSEMFYLKNGKDNFYLMANGLKNKTFRADQKQYIQEAYKHSKNAPKTWQLYSLLVTPYQMLDMFNYDNTNIFKLFRGNTINNLEGYFNYDDSESFLHNYELKSVSDLPMYEYHTFNEDGSQNNEVLKSFIVPGALKNESHIKGLENTNIIYARDKADSFKFKFPEDQYVYSAADNLVGEIKWEYLDELLSDDIFNDYASKFYNSFINNNKNLKEKLDIKNTLIQQIEKELNDDNSEINRLESESIVLNPRSLQNKDIQNITDKKVYIASSLLYYAYFNFMNTSNQKIIDSILSNNFEELKYTPSQISVRIGEFKYNIGGYSQYTPKQEVNDENKIIIRYELTKSDNYLFQATDEVYELSRTQKVVNKDLYLLIWIAIIAILVSVNSVLYYKKDYK; from the coding sequence ATGACAAATACAAAAAATTATATTCAGTTTTTACATAAATTAATTTTAAAGAAAAAAAACACAATTATAATACCGGCTATTTTAACTACATTAATGCTTATAGTTACTATTGTTTTTTCACAAATTAATTTAAATATAGATGCTAAAAATATTGTTTTTTATGTTGTTGTTTCAATACAACTAATTTTTACGTTATTTTTTGCATCACTTAAATCAATAAACCTTTTTAAAGATCTTAGTGAGGACGGGTTAGAATTATTGACATTTTCTAAACCATTATCAAGGAAAAGTATAATACTTGGTAAAACATTTGTTAATATGATTGTAGGTTTATATTGAGCAATAATACTTACAGTTTTAAATCTAATATTTATAGGTGTTTTAAACCCACAATGATTGTTACAAAGTTTTTATGTAACTTTATTAACAATATATCTAGCATATATTTTATTTGGTAATTTAAGTTTACTAATTGCTTATAAATTTAATACCAAAATAGCCTTAACATTACCAATAGTATTATTTAGCCCACTAGCTTTTGGTGGAACATTAATTTCAGGTAAAACAACTTCTGTTAGTGATAATTTTGCTTATTTCTTAAATTATAAACATGATAAAAACCCATCAGGCAACTTAGTTAATTCAGAAATGTTTTATTTAAAAAATGGTAAAGATAACTTCTATTTAATGGCTAACGGACTTAAAAATAAAACATTTAGAGCAGATCAAAAGCAATACATCCAAGAAGCGTATAAACACTCTAAAAACGCTCCTAAAACATGACAATTATATTCTTTACTAGTAACTCCTTATCAAATGCTAGATATGTTTAATTACGATAATACAAACATATTTAAACTATTCAGAGGAAATACAATTAATAATTTAGAAGGTTACTTTAATTATGATGACAGTGAAAGTTTCTTACATAATTATGAACTAAAGTCAGTTTCTGATTTACCTATGTATGAATATCATACATTTAATGAAGATGGTAGTCAAAATAATGAGGTTCTAAAATCATTTATAGTTCCTGGTGCATTAAAAAACGAATCACATATTAAAGGTCTAGAAAACACAAATATTATTTATGCTAGAGATAAAGCAGATTCGTTTAAATTTAAGTTCCCGGAAGATCAATATGTTTATTCTGCTGCCGATAATTTAGTTGGTGAAATAAAATGAGAATATTTAGATGAATTATTATCTGACGATATATTTAATGATTATGCAAGTAAGTTTTACAATAGTTTTATTAATAATAATAAAAATTTAAAAGAAAAATTAGATATTAAAAACACTTTAATACAACAAATTGAAAAAGAACTTAATGATGATAATAGCGAAATTAATAGATTAGAATCAGAATCAATTGTATTAAACCCTAGATCATTACAAAATAAAGATATACAAAATATAACAGATAAAAAAGTTTATATAGCTTCAAGTCTTTTATACTATGCGTACTTTAACTTTATGAATACAAGCAACCAAAAAATAATAGATTCAATTTTATCGAATAATTTTGAAGAATTAAAATATACACCATCTCAAATTTCTGTTCGTATTGGTGAGTTTAAATATAACATTGGTGGATATAGTCAATACACACCAAAACAAGAAGTTAATGATGAAAATAAAATAATAATAAGATATGAACTTACAAAATCAGATAACTATTTATTCCAAGCTACAGATGAGGTTTATGAATTATCTAGAACACAAAAAGTTGTTAATAAAGATTTATATTTACTAATTTGAATTGCAATCATCGCAATCCTAGTATCAGTTAATAGCGTTTTATACTACAAAAAGGATTATAAATAA
- the trpS gene encoding tryptophan--tRNA ligase produces MKKTLLSGIKPTGNLTLGNYIGAIKNFVAMQKDYDSYVFVADLHALSTGAVDPIEFNKARKSIIAMYIACGLDYNQTTLFYQSDILATGVLQWLCTSLTTIGELSRMTQFKDKSTKLKQGNGTEKIPTGLLMYPPLMAADILLYNTDVVPIGEDQVQHLELTRNIAERFNSKYNLDLKIPTGYVPKVGSRIRSLTDPNSKMSKSDSKSEKSIIYLLDDPEKAYSKIMKAVTDSENKVYISNGKPGVLNLLNIYASIKEISLEEAETLFKDYNYRDFKNEVGLAVKNLLIDIQSKYYDALSKVDEIAKIGAKKANKTANAVLSKIMKKIGFEGEVNESK; encoded by the coding sequence ATGAAAAAAACATTACTAAGTGGTATTAAACCAACTGGTAACTTAACTTTAGGAAACTATATTGGTGCTATTAAAAATTTTGTCGCGATGCAAAAAGACTATGATTCATATGTTTTTGTTGCTGACTTACACGCGTTAAGCACAGGAGCAGTAGATCCTATTGAGTTTAATAAAGCACGTAAAAGTATTATTGCAATGTATATTGCATGTGGTTTAGATTATAATCAAACCACCTTATTTTATCAGTCAGATATTCTGGCAACGGGTGTACTACAATGATTATGTACATCTTTAACAACAATTGGTGAATTATCTAGAATGACGCAATTTAAAGATAAATCTACGAAACTAAAACAAGGTAACGGTACTGAAAAAATTCCAACAGGATTGCTTATGTATCCACCTTTAATGGCCGCAGATATTTTACTTTATAACACTGATGTTGTTCCGATTGGTGAAGACCAAGTGCAACATTTAGAATTAACAAGAAATATTGCGGAAAGATTTAATTCAAAATATAATTTAGATTTAAAAATTCCAACCGGATATGTACCTAAGGTAGGGTCAAGAATTAGATCATTAACTGATCCTAATTCTAAAATGTCTAAATCTGACTCGAAGAGTGAAAAATCAATAATATATTTACTTGATGACCCAGAAAAAGCTTATTCAAAGATTATGAAAGCAGTTACAGATTCAGAAAATAAAGTATATATTTCAAATGGAAAACCTGGAGTTTTAAATCTATTAAACATTTATGCTTCAATCAAAGAAATAAGTTTAGAAGAAGCGGAAACATTATTTAAAGATTACAATTATAGAGATTTTAAAAATGAAGTTGGATTAGCGGTTAAAAACCTTTTAATTGACATCCAATCTAAATATTATGACGCACTTAGCAAAGTAGACGAAATTGCTAAAATAGGTGCTAAAAAAGCAAATAAAACAGCGAACGCAGTTTTATCAAAAATTATGAAAAAAATAGGATTTGAAGGAGAAGTAAATGAAAGCAAATAA
- a CDS encoding TIGR00282 family metallophosphoesterase — MQDKINLLFIGDIFGTPGIITVEKLLPKLIKENNIDFVIAQGENVTGRKGLNAEDYNRLKKAGVNCLTMGNHVWANEDIYNIIEKEDIIRPFNIDSSYPGYGTLVYKVKDFTLRVSSLLGNTFNELNYPWKESSALPFLISAHELMNYKDTDFHFIDFHAETTSEKYVLGLEVDGVIDAVCGTHTHVQTNDDHILPNGTCYITDAGTVGPIDSAIGANFQEVRDKMLDPSSRKRFQVSPNNTQFNAVVITLKKDGLKNRTHEIRKINIFDIKIY, encoded by the coding sequence ATGCAAGATAAAATAAATTTACTATTTATAGGTGATATCTTTGGAACACCAGGGATAATTACGGTAGAAAAACTATTACCGAAATTAATTAAAGAAAATAATATTGATTTTGTTATAGCGCAAGGTGAAAATGTTACAGGTAGAAAAGGTCTTAATGCAGAAGACTATAATAGATTAAAAAAAGCGGGTGTAAACTGCCTTACAATGGGTAACCACGTTTGAGCAAATGAGGATATATATAATATTATAGAAAAAGAAGATATTATAAGACCGTTTAATATTGATTCAAGTTATCCAGGTTATGGAACCTTAGTTTATAAAGTAAAAGATTTTACATTAAGAGTTAGTTCGTTATTAGGTAATACATTTAATGAACTAAATTATCCTTGAAAAGAATCAAGCGCTTTACCATTCTTAATTTCAGCACATGAATTAATGAATTATAAAGATACTGATTTTCACTTTATTGATTTTCATGCTGAAACAACAAGTGAAAAATATGTGTTAGGTCTTGAAGTAGACGGAGTAATTGACGCAGTCTGCGGAACACATACTCACGTTCAAACAAATGATGATCATATTTTACCTAACGGAACTTGTTATATAACTGATGCAGGAACTGTTGGACCTATTGATTCAGCAATAGGAGCCAATTTTCAAGAAGTACGTGATAAGATGTTAGATCCGAGTTCAAGAAAAAGATTTCAAGTTAGTCCAAACAATACTCAATTTAATGCCGTGGTAATTACCTTAAAAAAAGACGGTCTAAAAAACAGAACACACGAGATTAGAAAGATAAATATTTTCGATATAAAAATTTATTAA